A part of Anolis sagrei isolate rAnoSag1 chromosome 3, rAnoSag1.mat, whole genome shotgun sequence genomic DNA contains:
- the LOC132770331 gene encoding zinc finger protein ZFP2-like, producing MEETSQAMQSNSLAKSGEIAFKAHNTIKMEDEDYTCIESGEGFSQHGHLKTHQRTRTGEKPYNCLECGQSFTQKRNLQSHERTHTGEKPYKCLECGQSFTRSGHLLSHQRTHTGEKPYKCLECGQSFTESGSLRSHQRTHTGEKPYKCLECGMSFSQNVNLRSHQRTHTGEKPYKCMECGMCFTESGSLHRHQRTHTGEKPYACLECGMSFSQKGHLRSHQRTHTGEKPYTCLECGKSFIESGSLRSHQRTHTGEKPYKCAECGIGFTQKGNLHSHQRTHTGEKPYKCLECGQSFTRSGYLLSHKRTHTGEKPYKCLECGQSFTESGSLRSHQRTDTGEITYTCLECGQSFTNINCLRSHQRAHTREKP from the coding sequence atggaagagacctcgcaggccatgcagtccaactccctggcAAAAAGtggggaaatcgcattcaaagcacataaCACTATCAAAATGGAGGATGAAGATTATACATGTATTGAGTCTGGAGAGGGCTTTAGTCAGCATGGACATCTGAAGACACATCAAAGGACtcgcactggggagaaaccctataactgCTTGGAATGTGGGCAGAGTTTCACTCAGAAGCGAAACCTACAGTCCCATGAAAGGAcgcacactggagagaaaccctataaatgcctggaatgtgggcagagcttcactagGAGTGGACATCTactttcacatcaaaggactcacactggggagaagccttataaatgcctggagtgtggacagagcttcactgagagtggaagtctacgtagccatcaaaggactcacaccggagagaaaccctataaatgcctagagtgtggaatGAGCTTCAGTCAGAATGTGAatttacgttcacatcaaaggactcacactggggagaaaccctataagtgTATGGAGTGTGGAATGTGtttcactgagagtggaagtctgcatagacatcaaagaactcacactggggagaaaccctatgcatgcctggagtgtggaatgagcttcagtcagaagggacatctacgttcacatcagaggactcacactggagagaaaccctacacatgcctggagtgtggaaagagcttcattgaGAGTGGAAGCCTACGTTCacaccaaaggactcacactggggagaagccctataaatgcgCCGAGTGCGGAATAGGCTTCACTCAGAAAGGAAacctacattcacatcaaaggactcacactggagagaaaccctataaatgcctggaatgtggacagagctttactAGGAGCGGGTATCTACTTTCACacaaaaggactcacactggggagaagccttacaaatgcctggagtgtggacagagcttcactgagagtggaagtctacgttcacatcaaaggactgaCACTGGGGAGATAacatatacatgcctggagtgtgggcagagcttcactaaTATTAActgtctacgttcacatcaaagggcTCACACTAGGGAGAAGCCATag